From Ptychodera flava strain L36383 chromosome 2, AS_Pfla_20210202, whole genome shotgun sequence, the proteins below share one genomic window:
- the LOC139117798 gene encoding perlucin-like protein isoform X2 has protein sequence MKILAVFVVMATVTSAIHLEGCVPSFCMCTRYEVFCDSAHGETAAAAQAFCEERGGTLANMKTKEIDDAVRTFIKNEKLDNQGCAENYGFWIGLNDRKVEGQHEWSDGTPLCPSYTNWAPDQPNNNDKKDPDGQDCGQLWFRGNNDLRWDDEYCDYRPKGIVCEIPNHCCCGAP, from the exons ATGAAGATCCTGGCTGTTTTTGTAGTCATGGCAACGGTGACGTCAGCCATACAT CTTGAAGGTTGTGTGC CATCGTTCTGCATGTGCACCAGGTATGAGGTGTTTTGCGATTCCGCACACGGGGAGACTGCTGCGGCCGCACAGGCCTTCTGCGAAGAACGCGGGGGAACGCTGGCCAACATGAAGACCAAAGAAATCGACGACGCTGTTCGTACGTTCATCAAGAACGAAAAGTTGGACAACCAGGGCTGCGCTGAAAACTACGGCTTTTGGATCGGACTCAATGACAGGAAGGTTGAAGGCCAACACGAATGGAGTGACGGTACGCCACTTTGTCCCAGTTACACCAACTGGGCTCCGGATCAACCCAATAACAACGACAAGAAAGACCCGGACGGCCAGGATTGTGGACAACTCTG GTTCCGTGGTAACAATGATTTACGGTGGGACGACGAATATTGTGACTACCGACCGAAGGGAATTGTCTGCGAAATACCCA ACCACTGTTGCTGCGGGGCTCCGTAA
- the LOC139117798 gene encoding perlucin-like protein isoform X1 — protein sequence MKILAVFVVMATVTSAIHPGASADVQRRSSLSCALEGCVPSFCMCTRYEVFCDSAHGETAAAAQAFCEERGGTLANMKTKEIDDAVRTFIKNEKLDNQGCAENYGFWIGLNDRKVEGQHEWSDGTPLCPSYTNWAPDQPNNNDKKDPDGQDCGQLWFRGNNDLRWDDEYCDYRPKGIVCEIPNHCCCGAP from the exons ATGAAGATCCTGGCTGTTTTTGTAGTCATGGCAACGGTGACGTCAGCCATACAT CCAGGTGCAAGCGCCGATGTTCAACGTCGTTCCTCGTTATCTTGTGCA CTTGAAGGTTGTGTGC CATCGTTCTGCATGTGCACCAGGTATGAGGTGTTTTGCGATTCCGCACACGGGGAGACTGCTGCGGCCGCACAGGCCTTCTGCGAAGAACGCGGGGGAACGCTGGCCAACATGAAGACCAAAGAAATCGACGACGCTGTTCGTACGTTCATCAAGAACGAAAAGTTGGACAACCAGGGCTGCGCTGAAAACTACGGCTTTTGGATCGGACTCAATGACAGGAAGGTTGAAGGCCAACACGAATGGAGTGACGGTACGCCACTTTGTCCCAGTTACACCAACTGGGCTCCGGATCAACCCAATAACAACGACAAGAAAGACCCGGACGGCCAGGATTGTGGACAACTCTG GTTCCGTGGTAACAATGATTTACGGTGGGACGACGAATATTGTGACTACCGACCGAAGGGAATTGTCTGCGAAATACCCA ACCACTGTTGCTGCGGGGCTCCGTAA